In Thermosphaera sp., a genomic segment contains:
- a CDS encoding ATPase domain-containing protein, whose translation MSGYMKYSTGTSELDSLIGEALYPGTTIAVVGHPGAGKTTFASQFCHANALLGHKCLYISFQEEKEKLYRNMKRLGIDLEELEKKGLFKHVRLPMMVVVDEVIREISNLIAQAGFDAVVVDSVNALLEPLKSREDQRMVLQNYFYELSRTFKGVLVLLAEIPMGEERINLGAIEFIADIIIILKHRVTYGLLTRILEVRKARGAPLKVVEIPFNIIEGFGVRVYPPPRFEKIALGNGKPLSSKLSLTKTVFKTLLKGENVFITYSPMARSGLPVLLLLDFLVSNNAKALLISYTYSRDEVVDAVVEKVVRYGGIPRYDAQRLLTKYLRVESINPVGEAIIALHTSSVQMVEQLNPDIVIYHGVEVFSKVADPREYWSSLINELAWYKNKGVTVFRFGSCTPKDWCQMNAAVSDAVVRVNYEYREGRVTPVIYSWRRAHSPSYIELTDPVRSNLMKEFQELVKPVLADSTESLE comes from the coding sequence ATGAGCGGTTATATGAAGTATTCTACCGGCACAAGCGAGCTAGACTCCCTTATTGGTGAAGCATTGTACCCGGGGACAACAATAGCTGTCGTGGGGCACCCCGGAGCTGGGAAGACAACTTTTGCATCACAATTCTGCCACGCCAATGCGCTACTGGGGCATAAATGTTTGTACATTAGTTTTCAGGAAGAGAAAGAGAAGCTCTATAGAAACATGAAAAGACTAGGGATAGATCTAGAAGAGCTGGAGAAGAAGGGTTTATTCAAGCATGTAAGGCTTCCAATGATGGTCGTAGTTGATGAGGTGATCAGGGAAATATCCAATTTAATCGCTCAAGCAGGCTTTGACGCGGTAGTCGTCGACTCCGTCAACGCGCTTCTCGAGCCTTTGAAGAGCAGAGAAGATCAGAGGATGGTCTTGCAGAACTACTTTTACGAGCTCTCCCGCACTTTCAAGGGTGTGCTAGTCCTCTTAGCTGAGATCCCCATGGGAGAAGAAAGGATCAATCTTGGAGCAATAGAGTTTATCGCAGACATAATCATTATTTTGAAGCACAGGGTTACATACGGATTGTTGACGAGGATACTTGAGGTCCGGAAGGCTAGAGGCGCCCCGCTCAAGGTCGTAGAAATACCGTTCAACATTATCGAGGGTTTTGGTGTACGAGTATATCCTCCTCCCAGGTTTGAGAAAATAGCTCTCGGGAATGGAAAACCCCTTTCATCGAAGCTCTCCCTCACGAAGACGGTGTTTAAAACCCTATTGAAAGGGGAGAACGTCTTCATTACTTACTCACCGATGGCCCGCTCGGGACTTCCCGTCCTATTATTACTGGATTTCCTCGTCTCGAACAATGCCAAGGCATTACTGATTTCCTATACTTACTCAAGGGACGAGGTAGTGGACGCAGTCGTCGAGAAAGTAGTTAGGTATGGAGGTATCCCCAGGTATGATGCTCAAAGGTTGTTGACCAAGTATCTTAGGGTCGAATCGATAAATCCCGTTGGAGAAGCGATAATTGCTTTACACACATCGTCAGTTCAAATGGTCGAGCAGTTGAATCCCGATATCGTAATCTATCACGGAGTCGAGGTATTCAGTAAGGTTGCAGATCCGCGCGAATACTGGTCCTCACTGATAAATGAGCTCGCATGGTATAAGAACAAGGGCGTGACGGTGTTCCGATTCGGCTCCTGCACTCCTAAAGATTGGTGTCAAATGAACGCAGCAGTCTCGGACGCGGTGGTTAGAGTGAACTACGAGTATAGGGAGGGTAGGGTTACTCCCGTAATCTACTCGTGGAGGAGGGCCCATTCGCCATCTTACATTGAGCTGACAGACCCGGTTAGAAGCAACCTCATGAAGGAGTTCCAGGAGCTCGTGAAACCCGTCTTAGCAGATTCAACCGAGTCATTGGAGTAG
- a CDS encoding flavin reductase family protein, whose amino-acid sequence MSEMYVEASPNDYHVLHPRPVYLIVSKGKDGRLNVMSASWVSPIYDDPLLIAVSIWRGSLTHRNIMETGELTINVLGENHVELAWKAGSESGAEVDKFKLLNLKPTPSKYISTPGLEGVLGFVECVVKEKIPVGESTLFICESKAIHVDESVYEKYGWNLSKAKILLHLAGRSFTTTGNLIRASK is encoded by the coding sequence ATGTCCGAAATGTATGTCGAAGCATCTCCGAACGATTACCATGTCCTCCATCCCAGGCCGGTGTATTTGATCGTCTCCAAGGGTAAGGATGGGAGATTAAACGTGATGTCTGCATCCTGGGTTTCACCCATCTACGACGACCCGTTACTGATTGCTGTATCCATTTGGAGAGGTAGTTTAACTCATCGAAACATCATGGAGACGGGGGAGCTCACGATAAACGTGCTGGGCGAGAATCACGTTGAACTGGCGTGGAAGGCGGGCTCTGAGTCAGGTGCCGAAGTGGATAAGTTCAAACTGCTCAACCTCAAGCCAACTCCTTCCAAGTATATTTCAACGCCCGGGCTTGAGGGCGTCTTAGGCTTTGTCGAATGCGTTGTAAAGGAGAAAATACCGGTGGGAGAGTCAACGCTGTTCATCTGTGAATCCAAAGCGATTCACGTGGATGAAAGCGTTTACGAAAAATACGGCTGGAACCTGTCTAAAGCGAAGATACTTCTCCACTTGGCCGGCAGAAGCTTCACTACTACTGGCAATCTAATAAGGGCTTCCAAGTAG
- the sucC gene encoding ADP-forming succinate--CoA ligase subunit beta codes for MKLYEYESKEIARNYGVPVPRGRVVSTPEEVLKVAEELGPVVLKSQVLVGGRGLAGGVLKAETPGEAYEKAKSLLGREIKGEKVEKLLVEEKVCISREYYVSITVDRASRQAVYLVSSMGGVEIEELARKHPDMIKKMPVSPMVGYTSYMSREATVFMGLPWELSASVDKILSAMYKIMADYSAELVEFNPLALTCDGKLVALDAKIIVDDNSLFKHPELQPLFGRGLSSFERKAKELEFNYVELDGDIGVISNGAGLTMATMDAILYYGGRPANFLDIGGGAGRDRVKEAVKLLLSHPKVKVLLVNIFGGITRCDEVARGIVDALAETGVSKTIVVRMLGTNEEEGRKILAEKGITAYSEMDEAVSKAVSYARGGE; via the coding sequence TTGAAACTCTACGAGTACGAGTCCAAGGAGATCGCTAGAAACTATGGGGTCCCCGTTCCAAGGGGCAGGGTTGTTTCAACCCCTGAGGAAGTCTTGAAAGTAGCAGAGGAGCTGGGACCTGTAGTGTTGAAGTCCCAAGTCCTGGTTGGAGGCAGGGGTCTAGCGGGCGGGGTTTTAAAGGCTGAAACTCCCGGCGAGGCTTACGAGAAGGCAAAGAGCCTCTTGGGGCGAGAGATTAAGGGTGAAAAAGTTGAGAAACTCCTTGTCGAGGAGAAGGTTTGCATCTCCCGCGAGTACTATGTATCCATAACTGTCGACCGGGCTTCGAGGCAAGCGGTCTACCTGGTCTCTTCAATGGGTGGTGTCGAGATAGAAGAGCTCGCTAGGAAGCATCCTGACATGATCAAGAAGATGCCGGTGAGCCCGATGGTTGGCTACACAAGCTACATGTCCAGGGAGGCAACGGTTTTCATGGGTCTGCCCTGGGAGTTAAGTGCATCCGTCGACAAGATCCTTTCAGCAATGTACAAGATCATGGCGGATTATAGTGCGGAGCTCGTGGAGTTCAACCCTCTCGCCCTCACATGCGACGGTAAACTCGTAGCCCTTGACGCTAAGATCATCGTCGATGATAACAGCTTGTTCAAGCACCCGGAGCTCCAGCCCTTGTTTGGGAGAGGGTTGTCGAGCTTCGAGAGGAAGGCGAAGGAGTTGGAGTTCAATTATGTTGAGCTCGACGGCGACATAGGCGTGATAAGTAATGGAGCCGGGCTCACAATGGCCACCATGGACGCCATCCTATACTACGGGGGCAGACCAGCGAACTTTCTCGATATCGGTGGTGGAGCTGGTAGAGATAGGGTTAAGGAGGCCGTTAAGCTACTGCTAAGTCATCCGAAGGTCAAAGTATTGCTAGTGAACATTTTCGGCGGGATAACCAGGTGTGATGAAGTAGCTCGTGGAATAGTAGACGCCTTGGCGGAAACCGGCGTGTCAAAAACCATCGTTGTCAGGATGCTTGGAACCAACGAGGAGGAGGGGAGGAAAATACTTGCCGAGAAAGGTATCACTGCGTACTCGGAGATGGATGAAGCGGTCTCCAAAGCAGTCTCCTACGCTAGAGGTGGTGAGTGA
- a CDS encoding complex I subunit 1 family protein yields MEFADLIIQTLVYPGLMFTIGFIIFTQWLYRKLSARLQFRRGPIHAGPAGFLQPLADLLKLVSKKDLVNKYSMKLSPVVAVSIATGLVIVAQLALPVAYKPISAPFDFIVVLYFLLIVPLAIAYLSLSHPNPYATIGAARYLALLAVSEPLYAVSLLVPLMLSSRFLGSEYSLLRAAESSHYLWTLPASKTTAMLVASIINFTAMLAVVMAKPFDSPEAESEIYWGVFTELGGPRLALGFFLKFAERVVYPLIYSALFLGATYPFQPGFTIPGAVILYLKTTVVFTIITILDNTLPRYKPEQAVEFILKYLYPPAVVSIILAAL; encoded by the coding sequence ATGGAGTTCGCAGACTTAATAATTCAAACCCTAGTTTACCCGGGATTGATGTTCACCATAGGATTCATAATTTTCACCCAGTGGCTGTACAGGAAGCTCTCGGCTAGACTGCAGTTCAGAAGGGGTCCCATCCACGCAGGACCCGCTGGTTTCCTGCAACCGCTAGCCGACTTGTTGAAGCTCGTGTCGAAGAAGGACTTAGTGAATAAGTATTCAATGAAACTGAGCCCTGTTGTCGCCGTATCTATTGCCACAGGGCTTGTAATAGTTGCTCAGCTTGCTCTCCCCGTCGCGTACAAGCCTATAAGTGCGCCCTTCGACTTCATAGTAGTGCTATACTTCCTGCTAATCGTCCCGTTAGCGATAGCCTATTTATCCCTCTCTCACCCCAACCCGTACGCTACCATAGGCGCCGCTAGATATTTAGCCCTATTAGCCGTCTCCGAACCCCTGTATGCTGTAAGCCTCCTAGTACCATTGATGCTATCCTCGAGGTTTCTCGGGAGTGAATACTCCTTACTGAGGGCTGCCGAGTCATCCCACTACCTCTGGACGCTCCCAGCCTCCAAGACTACTGCTATGCTGGTTGCATCTATAATCAACTTCACAGCGATGCTCGCCGTCGTCATGGCTAAACCCTTCGACTCCCCCGAGGCTGAGTCCGAAATATACTGGGGTGTATTCACAGAGCTCGGCGGCCCCAGGCTTGCCCTGGGCTTCTTCCTAAAGTTCGCTGAGAGGGTGGTCTACCCGCTCATCTACTCTGCCCTATTCCTGGGCGCGACCTACCCGTTTCAGCCTGGCTTCACGATCCCAGGGGCAGTGATACTGTATTTGAAGACTACCGTAGTCTTCACTATCATCACAATCTTAGACAACACCCTCCCCAGGTACAAGCCGGAGCAGGCAGTAGAGTTCATATTAAAGTACCTTTACCCGCCCGCAGTAGTCAGCATAATACTAGCCGCATTATAG
- a CDS encoding deoxyhypusine synthase, whose protein sequence is MLGFEVGGDLYFILGEVKSLSVEKRGLHDLLLSMSDTGFQGRSLGEAYRILLEMFRDPDNTIFLGLAGSMSTAGMWRIIKWLVENRFVDVVVSTGAIISEDIYEAMGFKYYKTLPSVDDETLLKHKFDRFYDTVASELDYRKMEKLIQEFTETLPTDRTYSTAEYLYLFGKWLSERGVDSIVSAAYRAGVPVFSPALVDSAYGMGTLMAYRRGHRVVLDMVKDFNDIVELGRKAKKLSAIYIGGGVPKDYVNLVTVAQTLIAEYEGGVHDYYKSLEYVVQFTTDSPQWGGLSGATLDEAVSWGKVAPTAKKKTVYVDATIALPLISHALLEAGVRREKPFDTSWFFNRG, encoded by the coding sequence ATGCTGGGGTTCGAAGTGGGAGGAGACCTGTACTTCATACTTGGGGAGGTCAAATCTTTAAGCGTTGAGAAGAGAGGCCTTCACGACCTTCTGCTTTCGATGAGCGATACAGGTTTCCAGGGAAGGAGCCTGGGAGAGGCTTACAGAATCCTGCTGGAGATGTTCCGGGACCCGGATAACACTATATTTCTAGGGCTCGCGGGCTCTATGAGCACCGCAGGGATGTGGAGGATTATAAAATGGCTGGTGGAGAACAGGTTTGTCGACGTGGTAGTCTCAACCGGTGCAATTATAAGCGAAGACATATATGAGGCAATGGGGTTCAAATACTACAAGACCCTGCCCAGCGTAGACGATGAGACGCTGCTCAAGCATAAGTTTGACAGGTTCTACGACACAGTGGCGAGCGAACTAGACTACAGGAAGATGGAGAAGCTTATACAAGAGTTCACCGAGACCCTGCCGACTGATAGAACATACTCGACTGCTGAATACCTTTATTTATTCGGTAAATGGCTTAGTGAGAGAGGGGTTGACTCGATAGTCTCAGCCGCGTATAGGGCTGGAGTTCCAGTCTTCTCGCCCGCCCTAGTGGACAGCGCGTACGGTATGGGAACATTAATGGCCTATAGAAGGGGGCACAGAGTTGTTCTGGACATGGTGAAAGATTTCAACGACATCGTCGAGTTAGGGAGAAAGGCGAAGAAGCTCTCTGCAATATATATTGGAGGCGGGGTGCCTAAGGACTACGTGAACCTTGTCACGGTTGCACAGACACTTATAGCGGAATACGAGGGGGGTGTACACGATTACTATAAGAGCTTGGAGTACGTGGTGCAGTTCACAACGGACTCTCCACAGTGGGGAGGTCTCAGCGGGGCAACACTCGACGAAGCTGTGAGCTGGGGTAAAGTGGCCCCAACGGCCAAGAAGAAAACAGTCTATGTTGACGCTACAATAGCTCTCCCTCTAATCTCCCACGCACTGCTCGAGGCGGGAGTTAGACGAGAGAAGCCGTTCGATACTTCATGGTTCTTTAATAGAGGTTAG
- a CDS encoding ATPase domain-containing protein, whose translation MFETGIPGIEELLRDAFKPGTLMLITGYPGAGKTTFATQICHANALKGLKTIYYSFQEEKSKYYAMMSKYGMDLLSLEKKGLFKYVSMPLIKRVEDLIKEISASVSENPNIIVLDSINPLIESFEKDIDRRAFIRNFFAELARNIDGIVILIGEIPFGERTLYFGGIEFTADVVVNLKYRFERGLLVRHLELRKLRHSPLFISEIPISIREMVGVEGWIPPVLSTIDHTLAKPFDLPSKLLSSVVENLRPSEHLFISHPPENEDPFVFVFILSTLFLNKARAVMITYKRSPQSLKMWMKRTISREMPALHKLIEGLDNYLIIHGINPYSYSATQLIALETQLVRKNKPDVVIYHGVELPYYVINRDEYVSLIYNEINYHRLDGRLVIRIGGIIDEEFYKVNSTLADVIMKFDFDKEQGKPETKLLIIRKGLSPREFTPSELEQIISEINNALSK comes from the coding sequence ATGTTCGAAACCGGGATCCCGGGCATTGAAGAATTATTAAGAGATGCTTTTAAACCGGGCACGCTCATGTTGATAACAGGTTATCCTGGAGCAGGTAAAACGACCTTTGCGACTCAAATATGTCATGCTAATGCTTTGAAAGGATTGAAAACCATATACTACTCTTTCCAAGAAGAGAAGAGCAAGTACTATGCCATGATGAGTAAATACGGTATGGACTTATTGTCGCTGGAGAAAAAGGGTCTCTTCAAATATGTGAGCATGCCTTTGATTAAACGTGTCGAGGACTTGATCAAGGAGATATCAGCATCTGTAAGTGAAAACCCGAACATCATCGTGTTAGACTCAATAAACCCATTGATCGAGAGCTTTGAAAAGGATATTGATAGAAGGGCATTCATCAGAAACTTTTTCGCAGAGCTGGCTAGAAATATTGATGGAATCGTCATCCTCATCGGTGAGATTCCCTTTGGAGAGAGAACGCTATATTTCGGGGGGATAGAGTTCACCGCTGATGTAGTCGTAAATTTAAAGTATAGATTCGAGAGAGGATTGTTGGTGCGGCACTTAGAGCTGAGGAAGCTCAGACACTCCCCATTATTTATCTCGGAGATACCGATAAGCATCAGAGAAATGGTTGGGGTCGAGGGATGGATACCTCCTGTTTTAAGCACAATCGATCACACGCTAGCAAAGCCTTTCGACCTCCCGAGCAAGTTATTGAGCAGCGTCGTAGAGAATCTTAGGCCTAGCGAACACTTATTCATCTCACATCCTCCAGAGAACGAAGATCCGTTCGTCTTCGTATTCATTCTTTCAACGCTGTTTCTCAATAAGGCCAGAGCAGTAATGATCACTTATAAGCGTTCACCACAAAGCCTCAAGATGTGGATGAAACGGACGATCTCCAGGGAGATGCCTGCTCTCCATAAGCTCATAGAGGGATTGGATAATTATCTGATCATTCATGGTATAAATCCATACTCATATTCGGCTACGCAACTTATAGCGCTGGAAACCCAGCTGGTTAGAAAAAACAAACCGGATGTGGTCATTTACCATGGCGTCGAATTGCCTTATTACGTTATAAATCGCGACGAATACGTATCTCTCATCTATAACGAGATAAATTATCACAGGCTAGATGGAAGATTAGTCATCAGGATAGGTGGAATCATCGATGAGGAATTCTATAAAGTAAACAGCACGCTAGCAGACGTTATCATGAAGTTTGACTTCGATAAGGAGCAAGGCAAGCCTGAGACTAAATTGTTGATTATTAGGAAAGGGCTTTCGCCTAGAGAATTTACTCCCAGCGAACTCGAACAAATAATTAGTGAGATCAATAACGCGTTATCTAAATGA
- the ppa gene encoding inorganic diphosphatase: MSVYDKIGPGSKAPEEVNVVIEIPVNSGVKYEVDKESGVLVVDRILYTSMVYPFNYGFIPGTLEEDGDPVDVLVISYDPLIPGSVIKVKPIGVLETEDEKGRDAKIVAVPSGKIDPRFENINDITDVPEAVKQRIEHFFAHYKELEKGKWVRVVGWRDAGEAKHRIARAIESYRK; encoded by the coding sequence ATGAGCGTGTATGATAAAATCGGGCCCGGGTCCAAGGCGCCTGAGGAAGTAAATGTCGTAATAGAGATACCAGTGAACTCAGGCGTTAAATACGAGGTCGATAAGGAGTCAGGGGTTTTGGTAGTGGATAGGATACTATACACTTCAATGGTGTACCCTTTCAACTACGGGTTCATCCCTGGAACCTTGGAGGAGGACGGCGACCCTGTTGACGTATTAGTAATATCATACGACCCGTTAATACCGGGTTCCGTCATAAAAGTCAAGCCCATCGGTGTATTAGAGACAGAGGATGAGAAGGGGCGGGACGCTAAAATCGTGGCTGTTCCATCAGGCAAGATAGATCCGAGGTTTGAAAACATCAATGATATAACCGATGTGCCCGAAGCCGTTAAACAGCGGATAGAACACTTCTTCGCTCACTACAAGGAGCTTGAGAAAGGGAAGTGGGTTAGAGTTGTTGGATGGAGGGATGCGGGAGAAGCTAAACACCGGATAGCCAGGGCGATAGAATCCTATAGGAAGTAG
- a CDS encoding pyridoxal-phosphate dependent enzyme — protein MKLAAVDTIKSEIPPLPDFIETLKDILKAKSTHPVMIDGGGRVLKGIEVYASLWALGAGLVPVAEQAEELGERIPLEALDYYRSLTKNPGRVFESVAELAEKDAPTPLVRLKSLSKNGARVWAKLEWYHPFSLSIKDRVASAMISHALKKGLLKHPRLFEPTSTNTGLGLVGLGNFYGLKTRIYLPSTAQRCVDYLFAAMGAEVSRRSVPLTTQLIREVIEDAGREGAVVLNQFENDLNLIAHLRGTAKELDYQVKIKGLKPSLIVSGMGTSGHISALSLYFKNMYGGVKVYGVQPSQGSFIPGLRRVETGMKWIKYAELDGVLDVSLEEALEGVIQVSRSDGILLGLSAGAAAQALSKLIDEGGVEGDAILIVPDHGVKYIELLETILARPCINGSGENAESKIRNIPLKA, from the coding sequence GTGAAGCTTGCCGCTGTTGACACGATTAAATCGGAAATCCCGCCCCTGCCCGATTTCATAGAGACGTTGAAGGACATCCTAAAAGCCAAGTCTACACACCCCGTTATGATAGACGGGGGCGGCAGGGTTTTGAAGGGGATCGAAGTATACGCTTCACTCTGGGCTCTCGGAGCAGGGCTTGTACCTGTTGCCGAGCAGGCGGAGGAGCTTGGCGAGCGCATCCCCCTTGAAGCTCTGGACTATTACCGCAGCCTCACGAAGAATCCTGGGAGAGTATTTGAGAGCGTTGCCGAGCTTGCAGAGAAAGATGCCCCCACCCCTCTTGTAAGGCTGAAATCACTCAGTAAGAACGGTGCGAGGGTTTGGGCCAAGCTCGAATGGTATCATCCATTCAGCCTCAGCATTAAGGACCGGGTTGCTTCAGCTATGATATCCCACGCCTTGAAGAAAGGGCTGCTCAAGCATCCGAGGCTCTTCGAACCTACATCGACGAACACTGGGCTCGGGCTCGTTGGCCTGGGCAACTTCTACGGGCTCAAGACGAGAATCTACCTTCCATCAACTGCTCAGAGGTGCGTGGACTACTTGTTCGCAGCGATGGGTGCTGAAGTCTCGAGAAGAAGCGTCCCTTTGACAACGCAGTTAATTAGAGAAGTAATTGAGGATGCTGGGAGAGAAGGAGCTGTTGTCCTTAACCAGTTTGAAAACGATTTAAACCTTATAGCACACCTCCGCGGGACAGCGAAGGAACTCGACTACCAGGTGAAGATTAAAGGGCTGAAGCCGAGTTTAATCGTGTCTGGCATGGGTACCTCGGGTCACATATCAGCCCTATCGCTTTATTTTAAGAACATGTATGGAGGGGTGAAAGTCTACGGCGTTCAGCCCTCACAAGGCTCGTTCATACCTGGGTTGAGGCGGGTTGAGACTGGGATGAAGTGGATTAAGTATGCTGAACTTGACGGCGTTTTAGATGTCTCGCTTGAAGAAGCTCTCGAGGGAGTTATCCAAGTATCTAGAAGCGATGGTATCCTTCTTGGCTTGAGCGCTGGTGCAGCAGCGCAAGCCCTAAGTAAGCTGATAGATGAGGGGGGCGTGGAGGGCGATGCAATATTGATCGTCCCCGACCATGGAGTGAAATACATTGAGCTGTTAGAAACTATTCTAGCAAGACCTTGCATAAATGGATCCGGTGAAAACGCCGAGTCGAAAATCCGAAACATTCCGTTAAAAGCTTAA
- the sucD gene encoding succinate--CoA ligase subunit alpha, which translates to MGILLSKETRAIVQGITGREGSFHAKLMLEYGTRIVAGTSPGKKGLTVHNIPVYNTVGEIVREHGEVDASIIFVPARFAPDAVYEAVDNGVKLVVVITEGISLHEELRFVNYARSKGVVVVGPNTPGIMTPGEAKLGIMPSHVFKPGRVGLVSRSGTLTYEVARELGKHGYGVSTVLGLGGDPVTGLDFIDAYKMFLQDDATTHVVLIGEIGGDAEERFAKYYAELSVKKPVVAYVAGRTAPPGKRMGHAGAIISMGIGDYASKRRALEEAGIPVADTPSQIPLLLR; encoded by the coding sequence ATGGGCATCTTACTATCTAAGGAGACCAGGGCAATAGTTCAAGGGATTACTGGGAGGGAAGGAAGCTTCCACGCCAAGCTTATGCTGGAGTATGGGACAAGGATAGTTGCTGGCACATCGCCAGGGAAGAAGGGGTTAACAGTCCACAACATTCCAGTTTACAATACCGTTGGAGAGATAGTTCGCGAGCACGGCGAGGTTGATGCTTCAATAATATTCGTCCCGGCGAGGTTCGCGCCGGACGCAGTGTACGAAGCGGTCGATAATGGAGTCAAGCTGGTGGTTGTCATCACCGAGGGTATATCCTTGCACGAGGAGCTGAGGTTTGTGAACTACGCTAGGAGCAAGGGAGTAGTTGTCGTTGGTCCAAACACTCCCGGCATCATGACTCCCGGAGAGGCTAAGCTTGGGATCATGCCCTCTCACGTCTTCAAACCGGGAAGGGTGGGATTGGTTTCGAGGAGTGGAACGCTGACATACGAGGTGGCCCGAGAGCTTGGGAAACACGGATACGGAGTATCCACTGTGCTGGGGCTTGGAGGAGACCCCGTCACTGGTCTCGACTTCATAGATGCTTATAAGATGTTCCTTCAGGATGATGCAACGACTCACGTGGTATTAATAGGCGAAATAGGGGGAGACGCGGAGGAGAGGTTTGCTAAATACTACGCCGAGCTTTCAGTAAAGAAGCCTGTAGTAGCTTATGTAGCAGGTAGGACGGCTCCCCCAGGTAAGAGAATGGGGCATGCCGGCGCCATCATATCGATGGGCATAGGTGATTACGCGTCGAAGAGGCGGGCTCTCGAGGAAGCCGGCATTCCGGTTGCTGACACGCCTTCGCAAATACCCCTCCTTTTACGCTAA
- a CDS encoding phosphoribosyltransferase — MPRVRAQLVSWEEIVDWTWNLSRIIREDGFKPDLVVAVARGGFVPARLLCDFLGIDNLASIQSQHWTEAAKAEEKAVIKFPTIIDASNLNVLVVDDIVDTGETLKLAKEFIAEKWGPRSVKTAALQWISPVAKYKPDYYYIDVREWIWFQYPWTRLEDTYQFIKRMVSETFKETGKQEWSYEEIVKGFKEWYGIDVGEKYYRDALRILVEKKILEYDDVRQMYRFRG; from the coding sequence ATGCCTCGGGTTAGAGCACAACTAGTTTCGTGGGAGGAGATCGTAGACTGGACTTGGAATCTTTCCAGGATAATCCGAGAAGACGGTTTTAAACCAGACCTAGTCGTCGCCGTGGCTAGAGGCGGCTTTGTCCCCGCGAGACTTCTGTGCGATTTTCTCGGTATAGACAATCTAGCGAGCATACAAAGCCAACACTGGACTGAGGCAGCGAAAGCCGAGGAAAAAGCCGTTATCAAGTTCCCCACAATAATAGATGCTTCAAACCTTAACGTGCTAGTAGTTGACGACATAGTTGACACGGGTGAGACGTTAAAGCTTGCCAAAGAGTTCATAGCTGAGAAATGGGGTCCGAGAAGCGTTAAAACCGCCGCGTTACAGTGGATTAGCCCTGTTGCCAAATACAAGCCAGATTACTACTACATAGATGTCAGAGAGTGGATATGGTTCCAGTACCCGTGGACGAGGCTCGAAGACACCTACCAGTTCATTAAGAGAATGGTGAGCGAAACATTCAAGGAAACCGGAAAACAAGAGTGGAGTTATGAAGAGATAGTCAAAGGGTTCAAAGAGTGGTATGGAATAGACGTAGGCGAAAAATACTATCGCGACGCCCTGAGAATACTCGTGGAGAAGAAAATACTCGAGTATGACGATGTCAGGCAAATGTACAGATTCAGGGGTTGA
- a CDS encoding S-methyl-5'-thioadenosine phosphorylase: MLVEPKHRATIGVIGGSGIYDLPGLENLREIKVYTPYGAPSDNIIIGELKGKTIAFLPRHGRGHRIPPHRINYRANIWALKTIGVKWLIAFSAVGSLREDYRPGDFVVPDQFIDMTKGVRDFTFFEGGVVGHVSCADPFCEHLRRIILEAASETPGIRIHGRGTYVCIEGPRFSTRAESRVWKDVFKADIIGMTLVPEVNLACEAEMCYATVSMVTDYDVWAEKPVTAEEVVRTMSENTVKAKSLLPRIIEKLPEKPDEKLCSCCRSLESALV, encoded by the coding sequence GTGCTCGTAGAGCCCAAGCATAGGGCTACCATAGGAGTGATCGGTGGAAGCGGTATTTACGATCTACCTGGGCTTGAAAACCTTCGGGAGATCAAAGTCTACACTCCTTATGGAGCTCCAAGCGATAACATCATCATAGGAGAGCTAAAAGGAAAAACTATTGCCTTTCTCCCAAGGCATGGGAGAGGCCACAGGATACCCCCGCATAGAATAAACTATAGGGCTAACATTTGGGCGTTGAAGACGATCGGGGTGAAGTGGCTTATAGCCTTCTCAGCCGTCGGGAGCCTGAGGGAGGACTATAGGCCCGGCGATTTCGTCGTACCCGATCAATTCATAGATATGACTAAGGGTGTCAGGGATTTCACGTTCTTCGAGGGAGGAGTTGTAGGTCACGTGAGTTGCGCCGATCCCTTCTGCGAGCATTTGAGACGCATTATCCTGGAAGCGGCCTCTGAAACCCCGGGTATAAGAATTCACGGGAGGGGAACATATGTATGCATCGAAGGACCCAGGTTCAGCACGAGAGCGGAGAGCAGGGTTTGGAAAGATGTTTTCAAGGCAGACATTATAGGGATGACTCTAGTGCCGGAGGTTAATCTCGCATGCGAGGCTGAAATGTGCTACGCAACAGTGTCGATGGTTACTGACTACGATGTGTGGGCTGAGAAGCCTGTGACCGCTGAGGAAGTCGTCAGGACCATGTCGGAGAATACCGTTAAAGCTAAGAGCTTGCTTCCAAGAATCATTGAGAAACTCCCGGAGAAGCCGGATGAGAAGTTATGCAGTTGTTGCAGAAGCTTAGAGAGCGCGCTGGTCTAG